A segment of the Lycium barbarum isolate Lr01 chromosome 7, ASM1917538v2, whole genome shotgun sequence genome:
TTGACcgttttatatgattttaatatTTTGAATAGGTGTAATTATTAGTGGCAAGTTATGACAAATATAAAGCTATTAAATGGTGAGTGAGTCATTATTATGATTGGAGGGATAAAACCTTTAAttgtaattttatttaattaaatagagaaatgaagaggaaaaggtccaaaaattgagaaaaaaaataaatgtcaatgaaggtcatagagaggtgtcacataggattgtctatgcctagctttatattatatatagatatagatttaaGCGCTTAGCGACAATTTGTGAATTTAGCAGCAGTTTAAGTGCATTTAGCGGCAGTTTAAATACTTTCGTTTATTTGTTGGTGCATTTTATGGAATAGTATCTCTCAGACATTTTCTTTTTATCTATTTTGCAGAAGTTTGAGCTTCAAAAAGTCCAAATTAGTTTTGAACATTAGAAAATAATCTAAAATCAGAATTTTTTTAACTATACTATGAAATATTTAAAATCCATAACCAATATTATAAGCATTGTTtttaaaaagaattttttttaaagatttgattgactcaattattttttgaaGGGATTTTATCTTTAGGAAGCATTTTCCCCTTAAATGGTCCTGAATTAATCAGGCTACTAAAATTCGAATATCACATAGTTAAACCAAACAAAAAAATTAGTATATAGCTTCCAAGTTTTCTTGCTTGTATCAAGACTGAATCAAACGCAAAATATAATATTTGTTCATTCTTGGTGATGAAGAGTATGTACGGTGAATACGGTCACATGATGCGAATTATAAGTCGTCCTCAGAGCATCAAATATATTTAATATATTAAGAATTTTatttattcaaataaattttcaATGTGCCAAATAAAACTAAACAAGAACAACATCTGGGACGTCTATAAAAGTAATACCTGCAGCATATCTCCAATGTGCTGGATTATTTTAATCATTAAATCATCAACTCACTTTAGGCTTTATATAAACTCCCTTGACGACACACCTTTCAGAATCCAAATCTTTTCAATGGGTAGTCAAATGAAGAAGCAATTGTCTCAACTTGCTTGTGCTTTGgcatttttcttgattgcaactTGCACTAAGGCATATACACCTCATTCTTATGAATCACAAACTTCAACATACAATGAAGTACCAATCACAGTAGCTAAAAGTGACTATTACAAGAAATCATCACCTCCACTAGATACCTACAAAAAGGTGCCAACTGCTTCAAAGGTACCCTCGATACCTAAAGAGGAATTCAAGGCGCCATATTTGCCAAAGAATGACTATTACAAGAAGCCAGTAATTCCAGAAGCTAACTACGAGAAGATGCTAGCTGTTCCAAAGGTACCCTCAGTGTCTAAATCGGAATACAAGATTTCATCTTTATCAAAGAATGACTACTATAAGAAGCCATCAATTCCAGAAAAGAAGGTTCCTTCCTTCCCACCGGAACCTTCAATGCCTACACCAGAATACAAGGCTCCACCGGAACCTTCAACGCGTAAATCAGACTACAAAGCTCCATTTTTACCGAAGAATGACTATTACAAGAAGCCATTAATTCCAGAAGCTAACTACAAGAAGATGCTAGCTGTTCCAAAGGTACCCTCAATGTCTAAATCGAAATACAAGATTTCATCTTTATCAAAGAATGACTACTATAAGAAGCCATCAATTCCAGAAAAGAAGGTTCCATCCTTCCCACCGGAACCTTCAATGCCTACACCAGAATACAAGGCTCCACCGGAACCTTCAACGCGTAAATCAGAATACAAAGCTCCATCTTTGCCAAAGAATGAATACTACAAGAAACCATCAGTTTCAGAAGATAACTACAAGAAGATGCCATCTGTTCCAAAGATACACTCAGTGCCTAAACCGGAATACAAAGCTTCATCTTTGCCAAAAAATGAATATTGCAAAAAGCCACCAACTTCAAAAGATAACTACAAGAGAGTTCCATCCGTTCCACCGGTGAAGGGTTAATGGATTCTGGAACTGCGCCGCCATGGTTGATTTCTCGAAAGAGAAAAATTGATAATGGAAATATGGGCGTGTTgggttgtgttttttttttcagagAGAGAAATGGAGAAAAAGGGGTAAGTATATTGTAAGACTGGGATTTGAAGAGACTAGAGATAAGAGTTCGGATTTTTCTGTAGCGTATGTTCATGGCCTCCCATTATCTCAAGATGTCAGTGGAACAGCATTAACCAAAAAATGGGAAAATCTCGAACGTGATTGGATTATTTTAAGCATCAAATCATCatgtttgaaaactttaagttTAAGTTTTAAGATTTTGAATATAaatttaattctaaaaaatataaggAGAAAAACTAGTTGCAAAATCGTTAAattttagatggtcataactttgcgctggAATGTCCGAGACTAAAAATTATTTGTTTCTAAAATTCAGGACTAAAGCTATTTGgttattattaattttcactcttTCGATAACGGGCTTTGAATTGAATTCGCAACTCGTCTCACTCCCTGACAACTTGATTTTTCCGCTCTTTTCTTTTCAATAGCAACGAGATTTGAAATAATTCGCATTCCGTCTCGCTCATCTCATATTAATAATTAATTATTCGGGTCTTAGAAGTGATTTAGGCCTAAAAACCATAGGTTCGGAATTTGAAGATATAACTAAATAATTAAGGGTATAAAGCAATTAAAATTAAACTCAAATGGTCAGTAGTCCACAAAGTTATTTAACTCTAACATTCAAAACAATTAACAAATCATAAAAGGTATGCATCATTTAATGAGAAAACATCAATCCCAAAAATATGATACAGATTCAATTCTAAATCAAATTGGCAAGAGTACATTATTTTTTTAGCTGAAGTCAAAATACACTACTTGCTAAAATATAATACTAATTCTACTGACAGAAGGCATTTTTTCAAAATATCGGACAAACAGAATAACAAATACACATGCACATTCCATCTTTATTGTTTACACATCACCACATATAATAATTTAATGACCTCTGCTATCCTCTCCTCTCAGAGGTGCTCATTGTGAGGTGAGGGAGGTGTGTGCTTGGTGAGTGCATTGCTGGCAAGAAATTGTGGATAGGGAAATGCCAAGGAAAGTTCCTATTTGTGTCGTGTAGTGTATTAGTGAGTGTGTGAGTTTACGAGAGATAAGGACGATGAATGTGTGCTATCTTTTTGCTTCTTTTTGCCTTTTTAAAAAAAGATACTTAAAATAATCAAACAAAATATTATTCCTATTAAATCAAAACTATCAAGATAAGACACTAATTactcattatttatttattacaacTTGGAAGTTAACTAAAAtagataaaaaatatattttttggaaaattttcGTTCTTTTGTTGTAAATTAAAACAAACCTTATAATCTAAAAATGAGACTGTTTTTTTTTGCGGTTTTTAAACTCCCTAATAAAAACATATTAAAAAAGAAATAGAAGTTAAAAAATGTCAAAGATTAGACTAAACAGGAAAATAGTCAATAAGACAGTGAAAACATCCCgggagggtcaaaaatcacgCATCTACAGACGCCATTTTTATCAAAGAATGACTATTACAGTAAACCATCACTTCTAGAAGATAGCTACAAAAAGGTGCCAATTGTTTCAAAGGTACCCTCGGTACCTAAAGAGGAATACAATGCGCCATCTTTGCCAAAGAATGACTACTACAAGACGCCATTAGTTCCAGAAGCTAACTACAAGAAGGTACCGGCTGTTCCAAAGGTACCCTCAGTGCCTAAACCGGAATACAAGGCTTCATCTTTACCAAAGAATGACTACTACAAGAAACCATAAATTCTAGAAGATAACTACAAGAAAGTTGCATCCGTCCTAGAGGTACCTTCAATGCCTAAGCCAGAATACAAGGCTCCATCTTTGTCAAAGAATgacaattacaagaaaccataacTTCCAGAAGATAGCTACAAAAAGGTGCCAATTGTTTTAAAGGTACCCTCGGTACCTAAAGAGGAATACAAGGCGCCATCTTTGTCAAAGAATGACTACTACAAGACGCCATCAGTTCCAGAAGCCAACTACAAGAAGGTGCTGGCTATTCCAAAGGTACCCTCAATGCCTAAACCGGAATACAAGGCTCTATCTTTACCAAAGAATGACTACTACAAGAAGTCATCAATTCTAGAAGATAACTACAAGAAGGTTCCATCCATCCTAGAGGTACCTTCAATGCCTAAACCAGAATAcaagtgtaacacctcgtaacttcggacgaaagtttgactcataagatgataatataatggaaccaatatgagggttataggaagtgttttgaaaaccaattaagtcataagaaatgtctttgggcaaagcaaagttgaaaaccactctacggagcatgtttgcaagagagtttatagaaggtcatacttccaacgattataaccccattattaatttggaatttgggaaaacatccttgattaaagttgtagccctttgaaatagctttccaacggtatattatggaggtcaaacggacatctttgcaaagagttatgcccattttactgaagcctatcttcgctggaaaatgggtgacttcgacgggaagatcgacgttccgtcgatctgatcgacggttcgacgatctgatcgacggttcatcctttgaaccgtcgattgtgcattgttcactggaaatttgaccaattcgacggagcagatcgacgctccgtcgatctgatcgacggttcgtcctttgaactgtcgattgtgcattgttcactggaaatttgaccaattcgacggagcagatcgacgctctgtcgatctgatcgacggttcgtcgtttgaaccgtcgtttggtccgttaagtacgttttcgggtcaaaagtcgggtttacgcgttttaaactatatttaggacttggggttatTTCCCCAGCCTCCCCATTCACGAAAATActctctaaactcatagagaacaagtcccaaatctcaagatcttccaaggtaagtttctatcatgattctagattgaatccaagtccctaatcccgttctaacttgagtaaacccttttaatctatagagttatgattggaacattatagttggaggtgaaaaccctagaacccgaactcaagaggattggacttcgaaaaggtaatgtttctactctctgaacatttatagttgtgaattgatgagttcttgggagaatagtaaatgggtttgataaagaggattatatgaacaatgctagagttttggattgttgacttgggattgttgtattcatatgggtgatgaaggatgatgttagttacatctaattaagattgtagaatcacctagaagtaatagaatgagaattgggtgaagaaatcaccattaatgaaggttgtggagcttcatgcccaccaagtgtttgataaaatgcttagatgaacaaaatatggatatgattgctaatatagaatccctatgacttgtattgctatagattgaagttgaaggggttgaagtacattgtgatacgctcaaaggcGGAGGTTAAGGTaagtagaacttccatccacatgtgggaatctctacattcttccccatgatccgttttgtaaaatccatgaagttcaaatcctagggcattaaacctaaatattggtagcccgtaattatgtatttatgtacatgaagttTGTATCcttattcgttattgtattcctaatcttccattacggttattaggaatcctagctaaatccgtgaatcatgaattcttcctcatgcgttctcattatgtttatatgaaactttatgatttcatctagcaagttacaagcatgttttcaagacaagtatatatatatatatatgatttcgaactattgttattactcatgaacgaaAAACATGTTTTTGcaagattatgacaagttattttatgaaaccatgtacaagcaagttatgattcatgatataccatgggcagcaagtgccactattttcatgttcatgttttgggagttgcattaattaccgaggagggcttcagatagcctgaaactacgtagccaccgtaggatgaggatcgctccacccatgtcccggacgatctctcataatgactggatcctttcatattttattaaatctcatgttccctggcaaggactgagtgttctgctggcgggacgcaagcaccagaccatggatcggttataagttattgctctccctacttatgatatttttaccgtgtttttatatgtatatgtatgcactcatgttcatgtccaggtttgcAGTTTCAGTTctcatcatgttattccatgtcccatgttatttctttcagttgctatacataccagtacattcaatgtgctgacgtcccctttttattgcccgggggcctgcatttcacgatgcaggtacgaacttacaggacgacgcctctgctcattaggatctgcacgtatcagcttattggtgagccccatctcattcggggtttagttaatttttgtttatgattagttatgcatctgaggtatgctgggggccttgtcccagtaagtatgttttccagacagactcatgatagaggtttcatagactagacaagtcagttatgtcatgtcaaacatttggagtcgtataaccATTTTGGTTCACTCATGTTTAATCAAgtattttatttagtattgtgacttaccatgttttataaaggctcatcatgcattcacgttatattccgcttatgttatgtattatgctgattcagcaagccatgtggttcgctcggtcacatgcagtcaggcaccgagtgtcgtgttacgtctaggccatggttcggggcgtgacaacaaGACTCCATCTTTGTCAAAAAATGACTTTTACAAGAAACCATCACTTCCAGAAGATAGCAATAAAAAGGTGCCAACTGTTTCAAAGGTACCCTCGGTACCTAAAGAGGAATACAAGGCGCCATCTTTGCCAAAGAATGACTACTACAAGAAGCCATTAGTTCCAGAAGATAACTATAAGAAGGTGCCATTTGTTCCAAAGGTACCCTCAGTGCCTAAACCAAAATACAAAGACTCCATCTTTGCCAAAGAATGACTATTACAAGAAGCCATCAGTTCCAGAAGATAGCCATAAGAAGGTTCCATCTGTTCCAAAGTTACCCTCAGTGCCTAAACCGGAATACAAGGTGCCCTCTTTGCCAAAAAATGACTACTACAAAAAACCATCAGCTTCTCCACCACCGCCCTACTACTATAATTCACCCCTCCTCCTTCACCATCACCACCACCTCCTTACCATTATTAATCATCTTCAACTCATTCTCCATCACCACCTCctccatattaattattaaatttTCAATGTTTCAAGGAAGTCCTTCTCCAGCTCAACATATATAAACCGTAGGATCCCACATTATGAGTTCGAAGGCATGATATCATAATTTGTAATTCTTTATTTGTTGTTTTTCCGTTTCCTTCTTCGATTTGCAATTGTTTTGTCATTCAAATTGTACTTTGATGTTTCCAAAGAATTGTTTCAATTGAATACAAGTTAAGTGATCATTTTCATTGAGAGTTTGTGTATTTCATCTATTCATCCAGCGATTCCCATTTCACTTATTCAAAATACGTACGTACACTTACGATTGGATGATTCCATGTTACCAAAACAGCAAACAAAAGAgagaaagtaataaagttggagGAACGATACAAACAATAGTTTTTATAAGTGCCATTTTGTCTATAAGTTACATCGTTGACACCCGTGGATCATTTTGATCAGATAAAGAGAAGCTGAGAGATAAATGTTACTTAAAATGTCTCACCACTTACCATAAAATGTTACGGATGATGGAATATAAGAATCGACGTTTTAATCTTCTATACAATAAGTTATAGTTCTATAAACTAAATCATCTATGCTATATAAGTAAATGACACAGACAAatatatcatatatcaaatttattaaaattgaataaataattgATCTATAATACCATTTTTAAATGCATGATTAATagtatatatattccaacaacggATTTTCCATAACCCCTTCACATATTAAAAGTTTTAGCAGCAATTTAGGTGCATTTAGCAGCGCTTTGAACTACCCTTTCAAATATTATAAAATTGTGGCTTAGGTTCATTTAGGGAGGTTTGGACTgttagaaaaataatattttctatttaatatcgCAAAAATAACACAatctttattttcttaatatttattttgttttaatgtCAGTCAAATACTTATTGTTGAAAACATTTCTAACTACATTTTATTAGACGTTATCTTGAAGGGGACTATTCTTTTCCAGCCACCATTAGTTATCAAATTAATTGTTGGCTCTTTACTCATATTTATTCTATTAATAATATTATTAATAGAGCTTTAATGGCTAATGAATATAATTCAGCAATGAATTGCTTTTACTCATATTTATTCTATTAATAATATTATTAATAGAGCTTTAATGGCTAATGAATATAATTCAGCAATGAATGGCTTTTATAATACTTCTGGACCGTTTGAGCTCTTAGTCTTGGTTCAGATCATTCCCTATATAATTTTATTGTTTCACGTTGAAGATGGAGACTTGAATTAAAATTATTTCTTTCCTCATTCTATTATAGTGCTGGGTTTTCTACTTTTAtaaaatctttgttagattctggctcctagttttgtactagaagagcttgttgaatcctgggggatacacccataccgggtgaaatatccttaaggacagtgtcattggcatgcctcaagctacgaagaattCTCTATAATTGTTCGTGATCAAGCATTTTCCTCAAGTGTAAAAGAAgttcctacaagtgttcgtgatgaagaaaAGTCTCAACACGTGTTCGTGATGAAATATTTTCtgtaagatttccaacaatcttaaggatatttaCACTATAATTTTACGGAGAATACAGTTTACAATGTGAATAAAAGGGTGAGATGAGCAACAGTGTAGAAGGCATGGCTGGAAATGGGAATACAAAGGTTGATGAGGTAACAAATTTTCAGCTATGTTATTGAGGTATGTAACGATACTATAATTTCTTTGTTTTAGTAAATGGAATTAGCATGCAAAGGGGTTAAGTTTTACGAACAAAGAAGCGTTAGTTGTTGCCTAGGCACTGTGTATGTGATGAATGaagtttgtgattttaaaaatagTTTTGAGGTCTCTTTATCTATTTATTTGAAGAAATGTGTGCTAGCTAAATATATTTGATAATAGTTACCTTTATTGTTGAGGCAGTTAAAAAAGTGACGAAGTGTTTATCATATTTTAGACCTTACAAATTTGAGATTTTTGTGGTAACAAATTATATTTGAAGACCATGGTATATTTTATTTTTGTGGAAGTACCTTATGATCTAAAAGTAATCTTTGCATATCTCTTGGTCATTTGCGTGAATGTTGAATTGTGATTGATTTTTCTTCATATAATTATGAGCTATTTATTTGAGATCAAATTTTAATAATTATTGTGTGTGGCGAACTAAGCCGTCATACCCTCAATGTAGAAGAAGATTCAGAGAAATGATAATCCCGTTAAGCAAAAATAAGTTTGGCTAAGCGGAAGATATAATTATTGTGGTcatttctcaagcaaatcttgcGGCTAATGTGAGACATCGAGTGTTAGACGATTTTGGTGCTACTAAGCATCTTTGTGCTAACAAAATAATTTTGTGTTCTATGcccaagttgaagaagaagaataatTTATTTATGTTGGTGATTCTAGAACTACTCAAGTTcttagaatgaaaaaaaaaaaacttcttaaAACTCACATTTGAAAAACGTTAGCATTAACTAAGGTGGTACATGTTCCTAATATTGTTACGAATTTGATTACTATGAGATTATTAGAAAAAGTTGTGTGAAGTTTTTGTTTGAATTTGAATaaggtgttaaaaaaaaaaattaacgatGAGTATTGCAACCATGGTTTATCAGTGCCCAATAATCTTCAAGATGAAAATGTTAATACTTTGTTTACTTGATTGATTCATATGATTTATGACATGTTACACTTGGATATGTTAGTTTTTTCTTATATTAAGAAAATGAAAGTTTATATTTttcttatgaagaaaaaaaaattatatctcAAATTTTATGTGTGGATTTACAatttaatattatattaatgtGTCATAATAGTATAATTGTTCCATTAAAATTCAGACGTTGCTTTTGAAAACCATGACAGACCATTTGAATTCAATTGTAACTGATTGTGTTTAAAACTAAGAGAGTGAGAAAATTAGAAATGTTTGTTGGGTGTTCTCTCTGTAcgttttatattattttatttatatataagtaaGAGATAGTATGACTTAATTATTATGGTGATACTGGGAAAAGAAACAAATTGGAGGGAAAATATTTCTTGTGAATTATAGAAAGCATATTCTTTATACTGAAATATATGAAAGTGTGGGGGTGTCTTCTTAACGTTATGCTACTCATTTTTTGGAAGAAAAAATAAACATTTGTGAGGTGCCATAATTATGGTACAAATGTAGTGGATTTAATTTTATTGTACTAGAGGGTACAATGATGCTGAGTGAATATCAAAATTTACGAGTGGTTATGAGTTTATTTTTTGTGGGGGTTCCATAACATGGAAATCAACTAAACTGAATTTACTATTTTGGAGTTGGTTGGTAATGAGGTTGAATGGTTAAGAGATCTTTTAACAAGTATTCCAATTGGAATAAAACCAAACCAACATCTTTTGTGTCTATACATTGTGGTTGCCAAGCAGCAATAACTGTAGTGAAAATAAACACTTTATTGGCAAAAATACACATATTTATTTGAGACCTAATGTGTCAAAGCAGCTGCTATGAGATAAAATTGTTTATGTAAATTATGTGAAGTCGGAGGTGAATCTGATCAATTCACAGACAATAAGAAACATCGAGGGGAATGAAATTTTTTAGTTAATTTGAGAAGATCaacaatgatggtaacccaacctatgtgattggagatcccatgaattaggttcatatgggtaataacaagtcattagttgatcaagTGTGCACTATAAAAATTATGTCCCTTCCTATGGTGTGTAAATATAGTGCAAATTTGCAAGGCAAAGTGAGGCTGAGTTGTAAACTCTTAATCCATTACCATATcctttataggtggtgtattgcTCTGCAGAGTACACTTGATGGGTGGACCTATATGAGTGTGAAGTGGTGCCGCTTCTATGAAATTGTGACggatttctagagcactcatgaataccaggacacgcgcatggcctcttagcgcaaaaccgcgataacgacaaagattgtgcgagtataatgtgatagaataagacCCTGACTTACAAAAGAATTCTTGGTTCATAGAAGTTCTAAACTTCACCAATTATTCTGTAAGTTTATACTTATTTTATCTAGGTCTGGTTCATAGTCCACGCGACACCAGATTCGACGCATTATGCTCTTTTGTGAGAACCCAACaaaacttctcattttattctATTTCAAAActtcttattttatttcttttattatttttgagatatgtgggggattgttagaaaaataatattttctatttaatatcgCAAAAATAACACAatctttattttcttaatatttattttgttttaatgtCAGTCAAATACTTATTGTTGAAAACATTTCTAACTACATTTTATTAGACGTTATCTTGAAGGGGACTATTCTTTTCCAGCCACCATTAGTTATCAAATTAATTGTTGGCTCTTTACTCATATTTATTCTATTAATAATATTATTAATAGAGCTTTAATGGCTAATGAATATAATTCAGCAATGAATGGCTTTTATAATACTTCTGGACCGTTTGAGCTCTTAGTCTTGGTTCAGATCATTCCCTATATAATTTTATTGTTTCACGTTGAAGATGGAGACTTGAATTAAAATTATTTCTTTCCTCATTCTATTATAGTGCTGGGTTTTCTACTTTTATAAAAtttttgttagattctggctcctagttttgtactagaagagcttgttgaatcctgggggatacactcataccgggtgaaatatccttaaggacagtgccattggcatgcctcaagctacgaagaattCTCTATAATTGTTCGTGATCAAGCATTTTCCTCAAGTGTAAAAGAAgttcctacaagtgttcgtgatgaagaaaAGTCTCAACACGTGTTCGTGATGAAATATTTTCTGTAAGATTTCCAACATGGACTACCCCTTCAGATATTAAAGACATTAGCGGCGGTTTCCGTTCATTTAGCAACGGTTTAAACTACCTCTTTAGATATTAAAGAATTTCGCGGAGGTTAATTTTGGGTGCGTTTAGCGGCAACTTAGGTGAATTTAGTGTTGATTTTAAAATTTGGTGGTATGTGAATTTAGTGACATTTAGGTGAATTAGAAGTGGTTTAGGTGAACTTAGCCTGTGGTTTATGTGAATTTAATGGTGATTTATATACATTTACTGGCGATTAAAGTGAATTTAA
Coding sequences within it:
- the LOC132604598 gene encoding protein PELPK1-like, which translates into the protein MCQIKLNKNNIWDVYKSNTCSISPMCWIILIIKSSTHFRLYINSLDDTPFRIQIFSMGSQMKKQLSQLACALAFFLIATCTKAYTPHSYESQTSTYNEVPITVAKSDYYKKSSPPLDTYKKVPTASKVPSIPKEEFKAPYLPKNDYYKKPVIPEANYEKMLAVPKVPSVSKSEYKISSLSKNDYYKKPSIPEKKVPSFPPEPSMPTPEYKAPPEPSTRKSDYKAPFLPKNDYYKKPLIPEANYKKMLAVPKVPSMSKSKYKISSLSKNDYYKKPSIPEKKVPSFPPEPSMPTPEYKAPPEPSTRKSEYKAPSLPKNEYYKKPSVSEDNYKKMPSVPKIHSVPKPEYKASSLPKNEYCKKPPTSKDNYKRVPSVPPVKG
- the LOC132602002 gene encoding protein PELPK1-like, which codes for MEKKGKPSLLEDSYKKVPIVSKVPSVPKEEYNAPSLPKNDYYKTPLVPEANYKKVPAVPKVPSVPKEEYKAPSLSKNDYYKTPSVPEANYKKVLAIPKVPSMPKPEYKALSLPKNDYYKKSSILEDNYKKVPSILEKPSLPEDSNKKVPTVSKVPSVPKEEYKAPSLPKNDYYKKPLVPEDNYKKVPFVPKVPSVPKPKYKDSIFAKE